In Pseudofrankia saprophytica, one genomic interval encodes:
- a CDS encoding glycoside hydrolase family 15 protein, whose translation MTGQDWWAGGPRYLPIADHGLIGDLRTVALVGTDGTIDWYCCPSFDAPSVFGSILDADRGGHFELTADAPARSRQFYFPDTNVLITRFFTEDGVGEVQDFMPIIGDASAGDRHRLIRRVVCVRGSIPMRARVAPRFDYARLPHTVRTEGGATLFESASLSLALTATVPLDGDGRDVWTIFKLLEGESAVFALDRVGGDIAPRGCPHAEAEREFTATVAFWRRWLAASRYRGRWREMVHRSALTLKLLTYAPTGAIVAAPTTSLPEQIGGERNWDYRYVWIRDAGFCVYALLRLGFTDEARAFMDFLSERVTLRDNCPRGPLQIMYGIDGRGQLSEEELGHLSGYRDSAPVRVGNAAADQLQLDIHGALLDSVYLYDKWGQPISSGLWDEVCVLVDWVCDHWDQPDEGIWETRGGRKNFLYSRLMCWVAVERAIRLASHRGLPADIVRWRGCRDEIYLQVMRRGWSANRRAFVQHLDDDVLDASVLMMPLAKFVSPTDPKWLSTLDALGEELVSDSLVYRYDPAASPDGVRGEEGTFSICSFWYVEALTRAGRLDEARLAFEKMLTYANHVGLYAEQISRTGEQQGNFPQAFTHLSLISAAFNLDRALG comes from the coding sequence ATGACCGGGCAGGACTGGTGGGCCGGGGGCCCGCGCTACCTGCCGATCGCCGACCACGGGCTGATCGGCGACCTGCGCACCGTCGCCCTGGTGGGCACGGACGGGACCATCGACTGGTACTGCTGCCCGTCCTTCGACGCGCCCAGCGTCTTCGGCTCGATCCTCGACGCGGACCGGGGAGGGCACTTCGAGCTGACGGCCGACGCGCCGGCGAGGTCGAGGCAGTTCTACTTCCCCGACACCAACGTCCTGATCACCCGGTTCTTCACCGAGGACGGTGTGGGCGAGGTCCAGGACTTCATGCCGATCATCGGCGACGCGAGCGCGGGCGACCGGCACCGGCTGATCCGGCGCGTGGTGTGCGTGCGCGGGTCCATTCCGATGCGCGCGCGGGTGGCCCCCCGGTTCGACTACGCCCGGCTGCCGCACACCGTCAGGACAGAGGGCGGCGCGACGCTGTTCGAGTCGGCGTCGCTCTCCCTCGCACTGACCGCCACGGTGCCGCTCGACGGGGACGGCCGGGACGTGTGGACGATCTTCAAGCTGCTGGAGGGGGAGTCCGCGGTCTTCGCCCTCGACCGGGTGGGCGGTGACATCGCGCCGCGTGGGTGTCCGCATGCCGAGGCCGAGCGGGAGTTCACCGCCACGGTGGCGTTCTGGCGCCGGTGGTTGGCCGCGTCCCGCTATCGGGGGCGGTGGCGGGAGATGGTGCACCGCTCCGCGCTGACCCTCAAGCTGCTCACCTACGCGCCGACCGGGGCGATCGTGGCGGCCCCGACGACCAGCCTGCCCGAGCAGATCGGCGGGGAGCGTAACTGGGACTACCGATACGTGTGGATCAGGGACGCGGGGTTCTGCGTCTACGCGCTGCTGCGGCTGGGATTCACCGACGAGGCGCGGGCGTTCATGGACTTCCTGTCCGAGCGCGTCACGTTGCGCGACAACTGCCCCCGCGGCCCGCTCCAGATCATGTACGGCATCGACGGCCGCGGCCAGCTGTCAGAGGAGGAGCTGGGCCATCTCAGCGGGTACCGGGACTCCGCCCCGGTCCGGGTCGGCAACGCCGCCGCCGACCAGCTCCAGCTGGACATCCACGGGGCGCTCCTCGACTCCGTCTACCTCTACGACAAGTGGGGGCAGCCCATCTCCAGCGGCCTGTGGGACGAGGTCTGCGTGCTGGTGGACTGGGTCTGCGACCACTGGGACCAACCCGACGAGGGCATCTGGGAGACCCGCGGTGGCCGCAAGAACTTCCTGTACTCGCGGCTGATGTGCTGGGTGGCGGTCGAGCGGGCGATCCGGTTGGCGTCGCACCGTGGCCTGCCCGCCGACATCGTGCGCTGGCGGGGCTGCCGCGACGAGATCTACCTGCAGGTCATGCGCCGCGGCTGGTCCGCGAACCGGCGGGCGTTCGTCCAGCACCTCGACGACGACGTCCTGGACGCCTCGGTGCTGATGATGCCGCTGGCCAAGTTCGTCTCGCCCACCGACCCGAAGTGGCTGTCCACCCTGGACGCACTCGGCGAGGAGCTGGTGTCCGACTCGCTGGTCTACCGTTACGACCCCGCGGCGAGCCCCGACGGCGTGCGCGGCGAGGAGGGCACCTTCTCGATCTGCTCGTTCTGGTACGTCGAGGCGCTCACCCGGGCCGGAAGGCTCGACGAGGCGCGGCTCGCCTTCGAGAAGATGCTCACCTACGCCAACCACGTGGGCCTGTACGCCGAGCAGATCAGCCGCACCGGCGAGCAGCAGGGCAACTTCCCGCAGGCCTTCACCCACCTGTCGCTGATCAGCGCCGCGTTCAACCTCGACCGCGCCCTCGGCTGA
- a CDS encoding SRPBCC domain-containing protein produces MNHDLDLSLERLIHAPRAAVWKAWTDPASLERWWLPAPTLCRVDRLDTRPGGAFVTRLSDDGTEFTPHLDACFLVVDELERLVFTNAIDSAWRPAVPAPVPMTAEITFLDHPSGTDYRIVVRHGDPTARARHQDLGFLEGWGTVTEQLARFTETGTTQER; encoded by the coding sequence ATGAACCACGACCTCGACCTCTCGCTGGAACGCCTCATCCACGCGCCGCGCGCCGCTGTCTGGAAGGCCTGGACCGACCCGGCCAGCCTCGAACGCTGGTGGCTTCCCGCTCCGACGCTCTGCCGCGTCGACCGCCTCGACACACGGCCCGGCGGCGCCTTCGTGACGCGGCTCAGCGACGACGGCACCGAATTCACCCCACACCTCGACGCCTGCTTCCTGGTCGTCGATGAGCTTGAGCGCCTCGTGTTCACCAACGCGATCGACAGCGCCTGGCGCCCCGCGGTCCCCGCGCCGGTACCCATGACCGCGGAGATCACCTTCCTGGACCATCCCAGCGGCACCGACTACCGGATCGTCGTCCGCCACGGCGACCCGACCGCCCGCGCCCGGCACCAGGACCTCGGCTTCCTGGAGGGCTGGGGCACAGTCACCGAACAGCTGGCCCGATTCACCGAGACCGGCACCACACAGGAACGTTAG